A window of the Lolium perenne isolate Kyuss_39 chromosome 7, Kyuss_2.0, whole genome shotgun sequence genome harbors these coding sequences:
- the LOC127312287 gene encoding AAA-ATPase At3g28610-like: MESAGSRGAVQRSAPSQSSMLYHLTNSAWLYLAPVALGVLRSFFNQHLRRPLRRFLPTLDPFVTVDVAAKPEDHSYYYGPEGGAKSSDAYGEVLAYLSVACSRESRELRAEGAAEGHGLVLSLREGQEVADEFKGVTLWWRCCRLTFHERHRRLVVDEYLPYVRRTGQELAARNRPRRLYSNKKELNYHSRRDEVWSYIDFDHPTTFETLAMDPAKKQMIMDDLDDFRNSRDYYRRIGKAWKRGYLLYGPPGTGKSTMIAAMANYLNYDIYDIELTSLETNGDLRKLFVETTGKSIIVIEDIDCSLDLTGSRASMMPQRHVVEKSHDRMVTLSGLLNFLDGLWSAHSGERIIVITTNRPEMLDPALIRPGRMDMHVEMSYCKFGAFMTLAKNYLGVDAHPLFYDVEELLQVADMTPADVAECLMMPSERTARRSVDACLARLVDELKKKREEKRAAKEKVAPE; the protein is encoded by the exons ATGGAGTCGGCCGGAAGCAGAGGAGCGGTGCAGCGATCTGCACCAAGTCAGAGCAGCATGCTGTACCACCTCACCAACTCGGCGTGGCTATACCTGGCGCCGGTGGCGCTCGGGGTACTAAGGTCCTTCTTCAACCAGCACCTCCGGCGGCCGCTGCGGCGGTTCCTCCCAACCCTCGACCCGTTCGTCACCGTTGACGTCGCCGCCAAGCCAGAAGACCACTCCTACTACTACGGCCCCGAGGGCGGCGCCAAGTCGAGCGACGCCTACGGGGAGGTGCTGGCTTACCTGAGCGTGGCGTGCTCGCGGGAGTCCCGGGAGCTCCGCGCAGAGGGCGCCGCCGAGGGCCACGGCCTCGTGCTCAGCCTCCGCGAGGGCCAGGAGGTGGCCGACGAGTTCAAGGGCGTCACcttgtggtggaggtgctgccgcctcACGTTCCACGAGCGCCACCGgaggctcgtcgtcgacgagtaCCTGCCCTACGTTCGCCGCACCGGACAGGAGCTCGCCGCCCGCAACCGTCCCCGCAGGCTCTACTCCAACAAGAAGGAGCTCAACTACCA TTCTAGGAGGGACGAGGTATGGAGCTACATCGACTTCGACCACCCGACTACCTTCGAGACTCTGGCCATGGACCCAGCAAAGAAGCAGATGATCATGGACGACCTCGACGACTTCCGAAACAGCAGGGACTACTACCGCCGCATCGGCAAGGCGTGGAAGCGTGGCTACCTCCTCTACGGCCCGCCGGGAACGGGCAAGTCCACCATGATCGCCGCCATGGCCAACTACCTCAACTACGACATCTACGACATCGAGCTCACCTCCCTAGAGACCAACGGCGACCTCCGCAAGCTCTTCGTCGAGACCACGGGCAAGTCCATCATCGTCATCGAGGACATCGACTGCTCCCTCGACCTCACCGGCAGCCGTGCCAGCATGATGCCGCAAAGACACGTCGTCGAGAAGTCACACGACAGGATGGTGACGCTGTCCGGACTGCTCAACTTCCTCGACGGGCTGTGGTCGGCGCACAGCGGCGAGCGGATCATCGTGATCACCACCAACCGACCCGAGATGCTTGACCCGGCCCTGATCCGGCCGGGTAGGATGGACATGCACGTCGAGATGTCCTACTGCAAGTTTGGGGCGTTCATGACGCTCGCCAAGAACTACCTCGGGGTGGACGCGCACCCTCTCTTCTACGATGTCGAGGAGCTGTTGCAGGTGGCGGACATGACGCCGGCCGACGTCGCCGAGTGCCTGATGATGCCCTCCGAGCGTACCGCCCGGCGCAGCGTGGATGCCTGCCTCGCGCGCTTGgtagacgagctcaagaagaagcgcGAGGAGAAGAGAGCGGCCAAGGAGAAAGTTGCACCGGAGTAG